A single Candidatus Melainabacteria bacterium DNA region contains:
- a CDS encoding GH3 auxin-responsive promoter family protein — protein MFRTLLYSAFGILGSREAKALEQASLDPASAQLEKLMEIISANAETVYGKEHGFASIKTAADFQNAVPINEYDTLQPYITRVSEGEQNVLTREMPFMFATTSGTTGARKLIPITRSYVKEFRKASVSSGYHLLRSFPGVAKGVTLSVFSPAEEGRTPADIPYGAISGRLYLEEPPLVKKYVSPLPYELFLIKDYESRYYSLLRCALMLPISSIYTLNPSTIVVLARRLNVYADRLIADVEHGTLKPPAELPEQIMVALQKFLKPDAKRAAELKQLLATGDFKPRKIWKNLSLICCWTKAAAAFYLQDLPEFFGDLPVCDITYGASEGRGTVSIAPGKQLLALRSHFFEFVPENEMGSGKRPLLAHELTTGENYFILFTTAGGLYRYNINDIVKVAGWHNKAPLIEFLHKGGNISSFTGEKLTESQVTEAVSAAIQKCGLKLRFFTVIPKFRPEPHYELWCESFDEDCARLLTPEVTESLRQEFDRQLRLKNIEYDAKRQSGRLADTTVEFLRVGAYEELRKHLVAGGVPDAQVKISHLNPKEDILKFLENLKQNQLAVTQ, from the coding sequence ATGTTTCGCACTTTGCTTTATTCGGCATTCGGTATCCTCGGCTCGCGCGAGGCAAAGGCTTTGGAACAAGCCAGTCTCGACCCGGCTTCTGCTCAACTTGAAAAGTTGATGGAGATAATTTCTGCCAATGCAGAAACCGTATACGGAAAAGAGCACGGTTTCGCATCAATAAAAACAGCAGCCGACTTTCAAAATGCTGTTCCCATCAACGAATACGACACCCTGCAACCTTACATCACGCGTGTTTCGGAAGGGGAGCAAAATGTGCTCACCCGTGAGATGCCATTCATGTTTGCTACTACAAGTGGCACTACAGGCGCTCGTAAGCTGATTCCAATTACTCGCAGCTATGTCAAAGAGTTTCGCAAAGCCTCTGTGTCGTCCGGGTATCACTTGTTGCGGAGTTTTCCGGGTGTTGCTAAGGGTGTGACGCTGTCAGTCTTTTCGCCAGCCGAAGAGGGGCGCACCCCGGCTGACATTCCGTATGGTGCAATCTCAGGGCGCCTTTACCTGGAGGAGCCGCCCCTGGTGAAGAAGTATGTGTCTCCGCTGCCCTACGAGCTTTTTTTGATAAAGGATTATGAGAGTCGCTATTACAGTTTATTGCGTTGTGCGCTCATGTTGCCGATCAGTTCTATCTATACATTGAATCCGAGCACAATCGTTGTTCTGGCCAGACGCCTGAATGTATATGCCGACCGTCTCATCGCCGATGTCGAGCACGGCACTCTCAAGCCGCCTGCCGAGTTGCCCGAGCAGATCATGGTTGCCTTGCAGAAATTCTTGAAACCAGATGCGAAGCGCGCCGCTGAATTGAAGCAACTGCTCGCCACTGGTGATTTCAAGCCTCGGAAAATTTGGAAAAATCTCAGCTTGATTTGTTGCTGGACCAAGGCCGCAGCAGCGTTCTACTTGCAAGATTTGCCGGAATTTTTTGGCGACCTGCCTGTCTGTGATATCACCTATGGTGCAAGTGAAGGGCGCGGTACAGTCTCGATAGCACCGGGTAAACAGTTGTTGGCGCTGCGCTCACACTTCTTTGAATTCGTGCCGGAAAACGAGATGGGGTCTGGAAAACGACCACTTCTGGCGCACGAGCTGACGACCGGCGAAAACTACTTCATTTTGTTCACTACAGCCGGTGGTTTATATCGATACAATATCAATGACATTGTCAAAGTAGCTGGATGGCACAATAAAGCGCCTTTGATCGAATTTTTGCATAAAGGCGGAAACATCAGTTCTTTTACGGGCGAAAAGTTGACCGAGTCGCAAGTAACTGAAGCCGTTTCCGCAGCGATCCAGAAGTGTGGTTTGAAATTGCGGTTTTTTACCGTCATTCCGAAGTTTCGCCCTGAGCCTCACTATGAGCTCTGGTGTGAATCGTTCGATGAAGATTGCGCCAGGCTGCTAACGCCTGAAGTGACTGAGTCTTTGCGTCAGGAATTCGATAGACAGTTGCGTTTGAAGAATATCGAATATGATGCCAAACGGCAATCTGGCCGACTTGCCGATACTACTGTCGAGTTCTTAAGAGTGGGCGCTTACGAAGAGTTGCGCAAACACCTGGTAGCCGGCGGGGTTCCGGATGCGCAGGTGAAGATAAGTCACCTCAATCCTAAAGAGGATATTCTCAAGTTTCTCGAGAACCTCAAGCAGAATCAGCTTGCCGTAACTCAATAA
- a CDS encoding glycosyltransferase family 2 protein, with product MLPLLALITLAATIAQIVSFNRMFSYVQRELAFKPPLEYAPKVSVILPCKGLDRGFEENMVKLLEQRYIGIDGKPRFEVIFAVAQESDPAYAVLKRVCESQKAIPTKLVVAGINQARGQKINNQLRALQEISDDTEVLVFVDSDVIARHDFIQYLVAHLQDPTVGVTTGYRFYIPFKGDWPSLLRSLWNRMSAWELADPNYAFAWGGAMATRRKTFDDAKVAQHWDRSADDDLSLTTAVKDIGLKVRFVPQCLVASDGDATIPEIVEWTNRQLILTKVYYPKLWRRAIRRAVILVVWLLALVGSIVTAALTGSTELIAASIAGLILLPIEVYFLLKAQRLWYRVLSLSAKEEDFNGLNSAQKSSERALMEHAFQSSLLKFSLVLPLAHIVLPWMTLYSVLTNRIRWRGIDYELRSPSEVVII from the coding sequence ATGCTTCCCTTACTGGCTCTAATCACTCTTGCTGCAACGATTGCACAGATCGTCTCATTCAACAGAATGTTCAGCTATGTGCAAAGAGAATTGGCATTCAAACCGCCGCTTGAATATGCGCCGAAAGTCTCGGTTATCCTGCCTTGCAAAGGACTGGATCGCGGCTTCGAAGAAAATATGGTCAAACTCCTCGAGCAGAGATATATAGGTATCGACGGAAAACCCAGATTTGAAGTCATTTTTGCTGTAGCGCAGGAAAGCGACCCCGCCTATGCAGTGCTCAAGAGAGTCTGCGAATCACAGAAGGCAATCCCGACAAAACTGGTAGTCGCAGGCATAAATCAAGCTCGCGGACAAAAAATCAACAATCAGTTACGTGCCTTGCAAGAAATATCAGACGACACGGAAGTTCTTGTATTCGTTGATTCCGACGTGATTGCACGTCATGACTTCATTCAATATCTTGTCGCCCATTTGCAAGACCCGACCGTCGGCGTAACCACGGGATATCGTTTTTACATCCCCTTTAAAGGCGATTGGCCATCACTGTTACGCTCGCTGTGGAACCGCATGTCAGCCTGGGAGCTGGCTGACCCCAACTACGCGTTCGCCTGGGGCGGCGCCATGGCGACTCGCAGAAAGACCTTTGACGACGCCAAAGTGGCACAACACTGGGACCGATCGGCTGATGACGACCTATCTTTGACAACAGCAGTAAAAGATATAGGGCTGAAAGTGCGCTTCGTACCACAATGCCTGGTAGCCAGTGACGGAGATGCGACCATTCCAGAAATTGTTGAATGGACAAATCGGCAGCTCATATTAACGAAGGTTTACTACCCAAAACTCTGGCGTCGCGCCATTCGCCGAGCGGTGATTTTAGTGGTCTGGCTGCTGGCTCTGGTCGGTTCAATCGTGACCGCAGCTCTAACAGGTTCGACAGAATTAATCGCAGCCAGCATAGCCGGGCTGATTTTATTGCCAATCGAAGTCTATTTCTTGCTCAAAGCCCAACGCCTCTGGTATCGCGTACTTTCATTAAGCGCAAAAGAAGAGGACTTTAATGGTCTAAATTCAGCTCAAAAATCAAGTGAGCGCGCTCTTATGGAGCATGCTTTTCAATCTTCACTTTTGAAATTTTCACTCGTTCTACCACTTGCGCATATCGTTCTGCCGTGGATGACGCTATATTCTGTATTAACGAACAGAATTCGCTGGCGCGGAATCGATTACGAGCTGAGAAGCCCCAGCGAAGTAGTGATTATTTAA